CCGGCGGGCGCCACCGCCGCAACGGCGCTCGCGCGCCGGGGGCACGCGGTGGTTCTGATCGACCGCGAGGCGTTTCCCCGGGAAAAGCTCTGCGGCGATTTCGTCAGTCCCGCGCTCTGGCCGCTCTTCCGCATCCTAAACGTGGACCGCGAAATCCTAGCCGCCGCGCACGAGAAGGTCCGCTCCGCCCGCTTCACGTCGCATGCGGGTAGCGAAGTTTCGGTGCCGATCTCACGGCTGGAAGCCAAAGCCCCCTTCGGCCTCGGAATCCGCCGAAGCACGCTCGATCACCTGCTGCTGCGCGCTGCGGTGCGATCCGGCGCGAGGGTGCTGGAGAAAAGCTCGCTGAAAGATCTGGAGCGAGAGCCGCGCGGATGGCGCCTGCAGGTCGAGCGCGGAAAATCCGCCGACACCCTGCGCGCCGAGGTCCTCATCGGCGCCGACGGGAGAAACTCGCGCGTGGCGCGCCGCCTCGGTCTGGACCGTGCGGCGGCGCTCACCGACCCGGCGGTCGGCCTTCAATTTCGCCTGGCGAATTTCTCCGGGAGCCCGGGAACGGTCGAGATCCACGTATTTCCGGGCGGCTACGCGGGCGTGATCCAGCTCGGCGACGGCACCGCGAACCTCTGCCTCTCGGTTGCGCGCGAGCGGCTGCGCGGCCAGCCTCTCGCCGATACGCTTCCGCGCCTCGAGCTCACCCGCAATCCGTTCTTGGAGCGGCTGCTGCGCGGCGCCGAGGTCGTGCGGGGTGTCCGCTCCGTTTATCCCGTCTATTTTCCGCCGCGGCGCTCCTACGGAGAGCGCGTGCTCCTCGCGGGAGACGCGTCACGGGCGTGGGAGCCCGTCACCGGAGAAGGCGTTTACTTCGCGGCCGCTAGCGGATGGCTTGCGGCGAAAACCGTCCACGACGCCTTCTCGAAGGGAGATTTCTCCGCCGCTCGCTTCAGCGACTACGAACGGGAGTGCGCGAGGGCCTTCGGGAGGCGGCAAAAACTCAACCGGTTGATCCGGTATCTCGTCTGGCGCCCCCGTTTGCTGCACTTCTTGATCCGCTACTCCTCGATGAGCAGCAGAGCGCTGGGTTCACTGGTCGATTCCGTCTGCTCGCCGGATGGCGCGCGCTTCTCGGTTCCGGCGGCCCCGACCTGAGCCGTGAGGCAGCATGGGAGGTCCGCAGGCACATCGTCAAATCGAAAGCGAGCCGAGACCTGAAGAGCGCGGCCAGCGGAACGCGAAGCTCCCGTTCTGCGGGAGGATGGGCGCGGCGTGCGAGGAGCGGCCAATCGACCCGCCCGGAAAAACTCGGCCACGGGCCGTTATGATACGATGTCCGGCACGATGTCTGGATAGTTGCTCCGAACTCGCTGACAGAAGGCGTTTGCCCTGCGAAGCTCTGGATCGTGTCCAAACTCTACGGGAGGATCTATGAAGCTTTTTACGACCGCTTCCATTTTTTGGATCGTCGCGGCGGGTGGATGGGGAATTGCCTCCGCCGCGGAATCATCCGCAGCCACGGCGAGCGCCAAGCTCGCCAACGCAAAAGGCGAACAGGTCGGGGAAGCGACCCTGACGGAGACCCCGAGCGGCCTGCTGATCCGCCTGGCCTTGCAGGCCAACCCGCCCGGCCTGGCCCCGGGCGAGCACGGCTTTCACGTTCACGAAGTCGGGAAATGCGAGCCGCCGTTCAAGTCGGCGGGCGGACATTTCAACCCCGGCAAGAAAAAGCACGGCTATCATGCCAAAGACGGGGCTCATGCCGGCGATCTGCCTAATATCCACATTCCCAGCTCGGGCGGGCTCACCGTCGAGTTCCTGGTTCCGGGTCTCGCGCTCACCCGGGGCAAGAACGCTCTTCTGGACGCCGACGGCTCGGCG
The Candidatus Zixiibacteriota bacterium DNA segment above includes these coding regions:
- a CDS encoding FAD-dependent monooxygenase, giving the protein PAGATAATALARRGHAVVLIDREAFPREKLCGDFVSPALWPLFRILNVDREILAAAHEKVRSARFTSHAGSEVSVPISRLEAKAPFGLGIRRSTLDHLLLRAAVRSGARVLEKSSLKDLEREPRGWRLQVERGKSADTLRAEVLIGADGRNSRVARRLGLDRAAALTDPAVGLQFRLANFSGSPGTVEIHVFPGGYAGVIQLGDGTANLCLSVARERLRGQPLADTLPRLELTRNPFLERLLRGAEVVRGVRSVYPVYFPPRRSYGERVLLAGDASRAWEPVTGEGVYFAAASGWLAAKTVHDAFSKGDFSAARFSDYERECARAFGRRQKLNRLIRYLVWRPRLLHFLIRYSSMSSRALGSLVDSVCSPDGARFSVPAAPT
- a CDS encoding superoxide dismutase family protein, whose translation is MKLFTTASIFWIVAAGGWGIASAAESSAATASAKLANAKGEQVGEATLTETPSGLLIRLALQANPPGLAPGEHGFHVHEVGKCEPPFKSAGGHFNPGKKKHGYHAKDGAHAGDLPNIHIPSSGGLTVEFLVPGLALTRGKNALLDADGSALVIHARGDDYRSDPAGESGDRVACGVVMKAGL